A stretch of the Oncorhynchus clarkii lewisi isolate Uvic-CL-2024 chromosome 9, UVic_Ocla_1.0, whole genome shotgun sequence genome encodes the following:
- the LOC139415801 gene encoding serine/threonine-protein kinase 26-like, with product MEVQVPGMQSSQVDPEELFTKLERIGKGSFGEVFKGIDNRTQSVVAIKTIDLEEAEDDIEDIQQEITVLSQCDSPYVTKYYGSYLKGSKLWIIMEYLGGGSALDLLRAGPFDECQIATMLREILKGLDYLHSEKKIHRDIKAANILLSEQGEVKLADFGVAGQLTDTQMKRETFVGTPFWMAPEVIQQSSYDHKADIWSLGITAIELAKGEPPNSDIHPMKVLFLIPKSSPPSLGEDFSKSFKEFTDSCLNKDPVFRPSARELLKHKFIEKNCKRTSYLTELIDRLKRWKAEEHSDDDSSSDDDSESSDKENSPSQPAWSFTTIRKKDKDGRKDQHSLSTVISSVFSELKFDHRDRDEQRRAIEELERNIRLTEDLCPGITDKMVATITTRFRTLTPT from the exons ATGGAGGTGCAGGTGCCAGGAATGCAG AGTTCCCAGGTAGACCCCGAGGAACTTTTCACCAAGTTGGAGCGAATCGGTAAAGGATCGTTTGGTGAGGTCTTCAAAGGTATCGATAATCGCACCCAGAGCGTAGTAGCCATTAAG ACTATAGATCTGGAAGAGGCCGAAGATGATATTGAAGATATACAACAAGAGATCaccgtactgagtcaatgtgacaGTCCCTATGTCACCAAGTACTATGGGTCATACCTAAAG gGCAGTAAACTATGGATCATCATGGAGTATCTAGGAGGGGGCTCAGCTCTAGACCtg ttgcGTGCAGGTCCGTTTGATGAGTGCCAGATTGCCACCATGCTGAGGGAGATTCTGAAGGGTCTGGACTACCTTCACTCGGAGAAGAAGATTCACAGAGATATTAAAG CTGCCAACATCCTCCTCTCTGAGCAGGGGGAGGTGAAGCTAGCAGACTTTGGAGTGGCTGGACAGCTGACCGACacacagatgaagagagagacattTGTAGGCACACCGTTCTGGATGGCACCTGAAGTCATACAGCAGTCTTCTTATGATcacaag GCTGATATCTGGTCTTTAGGTATAACAGCTATAGAGCTGGCTAAAGGAGAGCCTCCTAACAGTGACATACACCCTATGAAAGTTCTCTTCCTGATCCCTAAGAGCAGTCCTCCGTCCCTCGGGGAAGACTTCTCTAAGAGTTTCAAAGAGTTCACAGACTCCTGTCTCAATAAGGATCCAGTCTTC agaCCCTCAGCCAGAGAGTTGTTGAAACATAAGTTCATAGAGAAGAACTGTAAGAGGACTTCCTATCTGACTGAACTGATTGACAGGTTAAAGAGATGGAAGGCTGAAGAACACAGCGATGACGACTCTAGCTCAGACGACGATAG TGAGTCCAGTGACAAGGAGAACAGTCCATCTCAACCCGCGTGGTCGTTCACCACCATACGGAAGAAAGATAAGGACGGCAGGAAG gaCCAGCACAGTTTATCCACAGTCATCTCTTCAGTCTTCTCAGAG CTGAAGTTTGATCACAGGGACAGGGATGAACAGAGACGTGCTATAGAGGAGTTGGAGAGAAACATCAGACTGACTGAAGACCTCTGTCCTGGAATCACAGACAAGATGGTGGCCACGATCACGACACGCTTCAGGAC gTTGACTCCAACATAA